The following coding sequences are from one Triticum dicoccoides isolate Atlit2015 ecotype Zavitan chromosome 4A, WEW_v2.0, whole genome shotgun sequence window:
- the LOC119289906 gene encoding putative receptor-like protein kinase At4g00960: MATVLLLLLSSLTPFLAAADVFCDNVKVLAATLPNKTSSSPIHFATATVRQAPDILYALALCHGDVLNDTTCAECITNVFGKVQNATPPEVECFRSASYFADCILIYNSKDILAPSFTNSTEGENGGDPPFERWNVRNVTGNMPLITGLIHELLVETMEKAASASPRRFATGVVDSGTNFPKVYSLAQCTPDLSSGDCLDCLQHLLGMINSTMSLRMGGQMGVIRCYFRYDASQFYQGQPMISLGPLAPTPTQHKRRMNKLWIIPIVLIPLAAATFLFFILYYRRITKQRKGEVMRLQGSRRSRDLEGEEQLVWQGKNSDFMVFDFQQLLQATNNFLEENKLGQGGFGAVYKGKLAAGLEIAVKRLSSHSGQGFIEFKNEVQLIDKLEHSNLVRLFGCCSLEEEKILVYEYLPNKSLDFFIFDEKRRALLDWSKHVAIVEGIAHGLLYVHKHSRLRIIHRDLKPSNILLDSEMNPKISDFGLAKNFSSDSTTRRLVGTYGYMSPEYASEGVFSIKSDVFSFGVIIFEILSGKRNSGSQQYGDFINLLGYAWQLWEEGRGIDLLDTSLVPKGQSPTIMRYINIALLCVQENAADRPTMADVIAMLCTDDMNIDEPKQPAYFNIRGGNEEESTATESCSINDMTTSVAVPR, encoded by the exons ATGGCGACAGTCCTGCTGCTCCTACTCAGCAGCCTCACACCGTTCCTGGCGGCAGCCGATGTATTCTGCGACAATGTTAAG GTCCTTGCTGCCACCCTCCCCAACAAAACCTCCTCTTCCCCAATACACTTTGCCACTGCCACCGTCCGCCAAGCCCCCGACATCCTGTATGCGCTTGCGCTCTGCCATGGTGATGTCCTCAATGACACAACCTGTGCCGAGTGTATCACCAACGTATTCGGCAAAGTGCAGAACGCTACGCCGCCAGAGGTAGAGTGCTTCAGGTCTGCCTCCTACTTTGCTGATTGTATCCTCATCTACAACTCCAAAGACATCCTCGCCCCGTCATTCACCAATAGCACAGAAGGAGAAAATGGTGGCGACCCTCCTTTTGAGAGGTGGAATGTCAGAAATGTCACCGGCAACATGCCCCTCATCACCGGTCTCATCCACGAGCTGCTGGTGGAGACTATGGAGAAGGCAGCCAGCGCGTCGCCGAGGCGGTTCGCCACCGGTGTCGTAGACAGCGGCACGAACTTCCCGAAGGTGTACTCGTTGGCGCAGTGCACGCCGGACCTGTCTTCCGGGGACTGTCTAGACTGCTTGCAACATCTCCTTGGCATGATCAACTCCACCATGTCCCTCCGCATGGGAGGGCAGATGGGTGTCATACGGTGTTATTTCAGGTATGATGCATCTCAGTTCTATCAAGGCCAACCAATGATAAGTCTGGGGCCGCTAGCTCCAACTCCGACCCAACACAAGA GGCGGATGAACAAGCTGTGGATAATTCCCATAGTTTTAATACCTCTAGCTGCAGCAACATTTCTCTTCTTCATCTTGTACTATCGTCGGATCACAAAACAAAGAAAAG GTGAAGTGATGAGGTTACAAGGATCAAGACGTTCTCGGGATTTGGAAGGAGAGGAACAACTAGTTTGGCAAGGCAAAAATTCAGATTTCATGGTGTTTGACTTCCAACAGCTACTACAGGCCACAAATAATTTTTTGGAAGAAAACAAACTTGGACAGGGTGGCTTTGGTGCTGTATACAAG GGCAAGCTTGCTGCTGGATTGGAGATAGCAGTTAAAAGACTTTCTTCACATTCAGGACAAGGGTTCATAGAGTTTAAAAATGAAGTCCAGCTCATAGACAAACTAGAACACAGTAATTTGGTTAGGCTCTTTGGATGTTGCTCCCTAGAAGAGGAGAAAATATTAGTGTATGAATACTTGCCCAACAAAAGCTTGGATTTCTTTATCTTTG ATGAAAAAAGAAGAGCTTTACTTGATTGGTCCAAACATGTAGCAATAGTTGAAGGCATAGCACATGGACTTCTTTACGTACATAAGCACTCCCGGTTACGTATCATACATCGAGATCTTAAACCAAGTAACATTCTCTTGGATAGCGAAATGAATCCAAAGATTTCAGATTTTGGTCTAGCAAAAAATTTCAGCTCAGATAGCACTACTAGAAGACTGGTTGGTACATA TGGCTACATGTCCCCTGAGTATGCTTCGGAGGGTGTCTTCTCTATTAAATCGGACGTCTTCAGTTTTGGTGTTATTATTTTTGAGATACTTAGCGGAAAGCGGAATTCTGGTAGCCAGCAATATGGTGATTTCATCAATCTTCTTGGATAT GCATGGCAATTATGGGAAGAGGGAAGGGGAATTGATCTTCTTGATACATCATTGGTTCCCAAAGGTCAATCACCGACGATTATGAGATACATTAATATAGCATTATTATGTGTACAAGAGAATGCAGCCGATCGACCAACCATGGCAGATGTTATAGCAATGCTATGCACCGATGATATGAACATCGATGAGCCTAAGCAGCCGGCATATTTCAACATAAGGGGCGGAAATGAAGAGGAGTCTACTGCTACAGAGTCATGTAGTATTAACGACATGACAACATCTGTCGCAGTTCCTAGATAG